ATTTAAACATCTGAACATTTAAACATTTTAGATTCACTTAGCTTTTCCCTATCGTCTAGTTTTTTCTTCATCCCCAAAATCTGTGAAAGTTGGGTGGTTGACCATTTTAGTAAATACAATTACAATCGAATTAATAACCACAATCTAAGCACAATTAACAAATGTTAATGTTAGACACCACTTACATTGAAAAAATAACTGGATTAAGTGGAACTACAGTTGAATCAGTTATCGAGGGCTTGATTAAATTTGTTCAATTAGAACTACGGGCAGGCAACGAAGTTAAAATCGTTGATTTTGGAGTCTTTTACCCTAAAGAACTAGGTGAACGACAAGCTCGGAATCCGCGCACTGGAGAATCAATTATCGCTAAACCCCGAACTAAACCCCGTGTCCGGTTCTTTGATAGTTTTGAAAAATCTATTCAGGATTCTGATTCTACCCCAACTCCTCCAACTACCCCAACTACCCCTGCTCCCCCAACTATTCCCCCGACTCTAACCGCTCCGGAATCTGTACCCCCGCCAGTACCAGCAGCAGTATCAAATAGGATTTGGCACATTGTTAAAGATGGGGTTGCTATCCCAATTTCTGAATCGGAATTAAAATGGCAAATCACCCCCGATACCCTAGTTTGGACTGAGGGACAAGACGGTTGGAAATCTGCTTCTGAAGTCCCCAAATTAAAATACTTATTTTCCTGAATCCCCGAAATTAAGTCCCCGAAATTAAGTCCATAAAAAAAGACTAGGATGGGCTGATCCATAGTCTTTTTTTAATGCCAAAACTTTAGAAAGGGAGAGACAAGAAATTAAGTTTGAGTTAACAAGGCTTGTGCATAAATTGTTTCACCATCACTACTTAGTCCCGTAATGAATAATCCGGTATAGGGGTCAGGGGAAGTTCCCGTATCTTCAACGTACAAAACTCTAGGAGTATCTAACAATTTAAAGAGCGAGTACAGTTGGATGTAATATTCCGAGGATTCTGCCGTGACTTCTAAAGTTTCAATTCCGGCTCCTCCGATTACCGCAGTTGCTCCGGCTTGAAATTCAGTTAGGGCTTGCTGAACTAATGGGGAAAATGTTTCTTTCAAACCCATCACTCGAACAGTCCGCTCCGGGGGTTTATACCCTTCTACTCCAACAGCTTTTTTCCGGGCTGCGGCATCTAAACTTAGAACTTTTTTATCATCTAACGGGGTCTTTGAGCGCTTAATTGCTAACGGACTATCCGATTCTGATTCTCCCCAAAAGTTAAAATCTGAAACTGCATCTTTTAGTGTCGAAACTGCTAACTTAGCCGTAATTTGTGAAACCATTTTAATTCAAAATAACAACTGTACTTCTATCATACTACAATATTTTATTTTTGACAATAATAAATCACAATAAAAAAAAGCCCTCAGAATCCTGAAGACTTTTATCCTTAATATTATTGGTTTTAGCTCCATTTACCAGCAACAATCTTAATAGTTCCATCATTCTCAGTTTGGGATTCAATCTCAAATCCTTGAGCTAGTAGTTGATAAATTGTATTTTCCCTTGCATACATCGGTAATAAAGCCTCCATAAATTTAGTTTTCCCCCAAGCATCGTTATCGGAAATAAATTCATATTCTCCTTGAGAATTGAGCTTGAATCCTAAATTATAGTTATGCCTTGGTCGTCGAATAACAAAGTCTGCTATTGTGCTATTGCCATAATAATCCTTGATAATGCTATTGGTTTCGAGAGTTGCTCCGGTTAGAATATCAAGTTGGGATTGTAGTAATTTATGGAGAACTCGTTCAAGGATAACATGGCTTTTGATTGAGGTTTTGATAGTTGTTAGATGTGACATAATTTACTCCTGAGTTAATGATTTTAGTTTAGATAGAATTGATGTTTGAGAAGCAACATCGTAATTAGAAAAAGAGTTGGAATCAACAAAACTAAAATCCTTGCCATAAATTATCCTCTTGTTCTTGATTAATTAGGTTTTGTTCTTGATATTCAGGTAAAAGTTGTTGAGATTTGACTTCTCCAAGTTCTAAATCCTTAGTAAGTTCAGTACAACTACTGCCAGAACCATTGAGAACTTTTTCAGTGATTGTGCCATCGGGATTGATGGTAAATTCGACTTTGTAATATTGCATTGGTTTCTCCTAATTAAATACTGAGAATTGTTAGGTAGTAATCCCCTAATTAATTACTTGATTTGATTAAGGGATTAATTAACTTTTAGTCTTCAGAAAATCCTTCAGTTCTCATGTAATCAGCTACACAGGAATTACACCAGTCAAGGTAATCATCAGTTGCGCCATGACACCAAGG
The nucleotide sequence above comes from Planktothrix agardhii NIES-204. Encoded proteins:
- a CDS encoding DNA-binding protein HU-alpha, putative, yielding MLMLDTTYIEKITGLSGTTVESVIEGLIKFVQLELRAGNEVKIVDFGVFYPKELGERQARNPRTGESIIAKPRTKPRVRFFDSFEKSIQDSDSTPTPPTTPTTPAPPTIPPTLTAPESVPPPVPAAVSNRIWHIVKDGVAIPISESELKWQITPDTLVWTEGQDGWKSASEVPKLKYLFS
- a CDS encoding hypothetical protein (protein of unknown function DUF1257), whose translation is MSHLTTIKTSIKSHVILERVLHKLLQSQLDILTGATLETNSIIKDYYGNSTIADFVIRRPRHNYNLGFKLNSQGEYEFISDNDAWGKTKFMEALLPMYARENTIYQLLAQGFEIESQTENDGTIKIVAGKWS